From Phaeocystidibacter marisrubri, the proteins below share one genomic window:
- a CDS encoding transcription antitermination protein NusB, translated as MLTRRHIRIKVLQSLYGFSQGEENDLSLYLKELDKSLNRIYELYLFELRIFVEILRMAEERIEKNRKKFRPTEFDLNPNLKFVNNRVLKALAQNAPLQRKFEDHKVHWGDHMEILQKIFVEFRESEIFERYMESGESSLKEDKQVLKIFYAEFITKNETLHQLYEDMSMHWADDLDAAQMFVVKTIKSLQEVNGFVYSKLSIPEGREVKTLNDLPGGYDLNAAKLTVDLYKDDDDASFGKLLLRYTVNEAADNEKLISGKTKNWDTDRIASIDILLMKMALSELVHFDQIPVKVTLNEYIDLSKEYSTPKSGQFINGILDKLVLQLKDENRIVKVGRGLM; from the coding sequence ATGCTTACGCGCCGACATATTCGTATCAAAGTTCTTCAGTCGCTTTACGGCTTTAGCCAAGGAGAAGAGAACGATTTGAGCTTATATCTCAAAGAACTCGACAAGAGTTTGAATCGCATTTATGAGTTGTATCTCTTCGAATTGAGAATATTCGTTGAGATTCTTCGCATGGCTGAAGAGCGAATTGAAAAGAATCGCAAAAAGTTCCGTCCAACTGAATTCGACTTAAATCCGAATTTGAAGTTTGTGAACAACCGAGTGCTTAAAGCCTTGGCTCAAAATGCACCCCTTCAACGCAAGTTTGAAGATCACAAGGTGCATTGGGGAGATCACATGGAAATCCTTCAAAAGATCTTTGTTGAATTCAGAGAGAGTGAAATCTTTGAACGCTACATGGAGTCTGGCGAGAGTTCACTCAAGGAAGACAAGCAGGTTCTCAAGATTTTCTACGCAGAATTCATCACCAAGAATGAGACCCTTCATCAGTTGTATGAGGATATGTCCATGCACTGGGCCGATGATCTAGATGCTGCGCAGATGTTCGTTGTGAAGACAATCAAATCACTTCAAGAAGTGAATGGGTTTGTTTACTCAAAACTTTCTATTCCAGAAGGAAGAGAGGTTAAAACACTCAATGATCTTCCAGGTGGCTACGATTTGAATGCGGCCAAGCTTACGGTTGACTTGTACAAAGATGATGACGATGCCAGTTTTGGTAAACTTCTTCTTCGTTACACTGTTAATGAAGCGGCCGACAACGAAAAGTTGATTTCAGGCAAAACGAAAAACTGGGATACCGATAGAATTGCTTCCATCGATATCCTCTTGATGAAAATGGCACTTTCTGAGTTGGTTCACTTCGACCAAATTCCAGTTAAAGTGACGCTTAATGAGTACATCGACTTAAGCAAGGAATACAGCACGCCGAAGTCCGGTCAGTTCATCAACGGTATTCTAGACAAACTCGTTTTGCAATTGAAAGATGAGAACCGCATCGTTAAAGTTGGTCGAGGGCTGATGTAG
- a CDS encoding YbbR-like domain-containing protein, protein MNQRVKKDWKNKRSIWLTRLVFLLLSAFIWGLLKLGNSNIQTTITVPLKLMDVPQDIMFVEPLNEVDVRISAPALYAFREEWTEQDSVRISFNRFTAYDDQHYYLKSASFIQATQNYQPGSVDWIRLADTTWVNTSSLAKVKIELRADFDLDFIPPYYRYKKPILTPDSIYVFGPSEVLDTLRYWKLPTITQSAVDGDVNRILPVNLPVGLQSSTKSVAVQQRVEESTVKWVEVSLNNSDYTTKWKAVPEVVNVKCRVPVSDFGRLHGGLFSASYMRLEKGDAVVPIRWNHVPDFVEVLDWSPKYVELIEQR, encoded by the coding sequence ATGAATCAACGCGTCAAAAAGGATTGGAAGAACAAGCGAAGTATCTGGCTTACTCGTTTGGTGTTTTTGCTTTTGTCTGCGTTCATTTGGGGGTTGTTGAAATTGGGAAATTCCAATATCCAAACCACTATTACTGTACCCCTTAAGTTGATGGATGTCCCTCAAGACATCATGTTTGTGGAGCCATTAAATGAAGTGGATGTTAGAATTTCTGCTCCGGCATTGTACGCCTTTCGTGAAGAATGGACTGAACAAGATTCGGTGCGAATTTCTTTTAATCGATTTACAGCTTACGATGATCAACATTACTATTTGAAGTCAGCCTCCTTTATTCAAGCTACACAGAATTACCAGCCTGGAAGTGTGGATTGGATTCGATTGGCAGATACAACTTGGGTGAATACAAGCTCCTTGGCCAAGGTGAAAATTGAACTTCGAGCAGATTTTGATCTCGACTTTATACCACCGTATTACAGGTATAAAAAACCCATCCTCACTCCAGACTCTATCTATGTGTTTGGTCCTTCTGAGGTGTTGGATACGCTGAGGTACTGGAAGTTGCCTACCATTACCCAATCTGCTGTAGATGGAGATGTCAATAGAATTTTACCCGTAAATCTACCTGTAGGCTTACAATCTTCTACTAAATCTGTAGCCGTTCAACAACGTGTGGAGGAAAGCACGGTGAAATGGGTAGAGGTAAGCCTAAATAATAGCGACTACACAACGAAGTGGAAGGCCGTTCCAGAAGTGGTAAACGTTAAATGTCGTGTTCCCGTTTCTGATTTTGGACGCCTGCACGGAGGATTATTCAGCGCTAGCTATATGCGATTGGAAAAGGGAGACGCCGTTGTTCCCATACGTTGGAATCACGTGCCCGATTTTGTGGAAGTGCTCGATTGGAGTCCGAAATATGTTGAACTGATAGAACAGCGCTGA
- a CDS encoding 7-carboxy-7-deazaguanine synthase QueE: MDDHQSALVEAGQMLPLMEAFYTIQGEGAHTGRAAYFIRVGGCDVGCHWCDVKESWNADLHPPTRVEDIVDGAAEYSKTIVVTGGEPFMWNMVPLTDALHAKGISIHVETSGAYPLSGSWDWVCLSPKKTMPPKDEFYAAANELKVIVYNKHDLKWAEEHAAKVNDSCLLYLQPEWSRRDEVMPLITEFVMKNPRWQVSLQTHKYLGIP; the protein is encoded by the coding sequence ATGGATGATCACCAAAGCGCATTAGTAGAAGCTGGACAAATGCTCCCTTTGATGGAGGCTTTCTATACCATTCAAGGAGAAGGAGCTCATACTGGACGGGCGGCCTATTTTATCCGTGTAGGCGGTTGCGACGTAGGTTGCCACTGGTGTGACGTGAAAGAATCGTGGAATGCTGATCTCCATCCTCCAACTAGGGTAGAAGACATTGTAGATGGAGCCGCTGAGTATTCTAAAACCATTGTGGTGACAGGTGGTGAACCCTTTATGTGGAATATGGTTCCCCTCACCGATGCCTTGCACGCCAAGGGAATTTCCATTCACGTTGAAACTTCGGGTGCCTATCCATTGTCGGGCTCATGGGATTGGGTTTGCTTGAGTCCAAAGAAGACGATGCCTCCCAAAGACGAGTTCTATGCCGCGGCCAATGAACTTAAAGTAATTGTGTACAACAAACACGATTTAAAATGGGCCGAAGAACACGCTGCTAAAGTGAACGATAGTTGTCTTCTTTACCTTCAACCCGAATGGAGTAGAAGAGATGAGGTAATGCCACTCATTACGGAGTTCGTGATGAAGAATCCGAGATGGCAAGTGAGTCTTCAAACACATAAGTACCTGGGAATCCCATAA
- a CDS encoding DUF2071 domain-containing protein has protein sequence MKPKDILAVTSHRDQHLPLGKWKYYQEWNRALFLHWKVGYDELRSWVPSNLQIDTMDGQAWVSVVAFTMEKIRPAHLPPFSPISNFHEINIRTYVSYKGTPGVYFLSIEGGEALVLCYSEESFSPALSILSNDAKRRKLPISEYSIFRRAKG, from the coding sequence ATGAAACCCAAAGACATTCTCGCTGTTACTTCTCACCGAGATCAACACCTACCACTTGGGAAATGGAAATATTATCAGGAGTGGAACAGAGCCTTGTTTCTCCATTGGAAGGTGGGCTATGACGAATTGAGGAGTTGGGTTCCATCTAATTTGCAGATTGATACGATGGATGGTCAAGCCTGGGTTTCCGTGGTTGCTTTTACCATGGAGAAGATTCGTCCCGCTCACTTACCTCCATTTTCGCCCATCTCAAACTTTCATGAAATCAATATCCGGACTTACGTTAGTTACAAAGGAACGCCTGGTGTTTATTTCCTGAGCATAGAAGGGGGGGAAGCGCTCGTCTTGTGTTATAGCGAGGAGTCTTTCTCACCTGCCTTATCGATACTCAGCAATGATGCGAAGAGAAGGAAGCTTCCAATCTCGGAATACTCCATATTCAGAAGAGCTAAGGGTTGA
- a CDS encoding M48 family metalloprotease, with product METVYIPPSANYRKQVAKAVLSIIFFILCYGLLLLISAALAIGCAYAGVMLALDYYNFSIVKIFIGLAIVLIGFSLLYFMIRFLFKVDKVNTSMYIEVTKEDQPRLFNLLEEIVEKVGTQFPRSVYLSHEVNASVFSTVNFWSLFFPSKKNLVIGMGLINTTNYSELKAVLAHEFGHFSQKSMKIGGFVNRMNTVVGKMLSEESYKLDGYEDLEENSLIAQLARWTAESMIETIRAQLRLLYSMVNKSHFALAREMEFHADAVSVAVCGKEPLRESLLRFGLTTTSLDHVIQFYTQKINESVVSSNIYPLQRFVLTTMAEKSGLEFKNGLPQVGIHDIMKFNKSKLEIDNKWASHPKLEDRIANIESQQAGTPSLSSMMAMEILRGAESLQVALTEKLFAQINYDSATVVQSAEDFEADYAKLAEKYTLPPVFNSYYDAKKPVDIDLNIEPSNAALPSLKELFSDEKVDLIYTEIALEGDMTLLKDMYAKRIEVKRFSYDGRPYKHHEIRKLFEELKAEMASLTKAINENDAAIFQYFHSIEQSLGKGGELRRLYQNWIAFNQLFTESEDFYNSIRKEIEFINEALPYAEVFQKFQDFSIREVDLKLRILELLKDKFFEDVIDEESRQLLESYARQNLEYYGKRAYNYNNLNLLFGAMDTYVMVYSKGFLLHKFHMVMYQEELLRESGIL from the coding sequence ATGGAAACCGTTTACATTCCCCCCTCGGCAAACTACCGCAAGCAAGTTGCGAAAGCCGTGTTGTCTATAATCTTCTTTATTCTGTGTTACGGACTGTTACTTCTAATTTCTGCAGCATTAGCCATAGGATGTGCCTATGCTGGGGTAATGTTGGCACTAGACTATTATAATTTCAGCATCGTTAAAATCTTCATAGGGCTCGCCATTGTATTGATAGGATTTAGTTTGCTTTATTTTATGATCCGCTTTCTTTTCAAAGTGGATAAGGTGAACACTTCGATGTATATCGAAGTAACCAAGGAGGATCAACCACGGCTGTTTAATCTTCTAGAAGAGATTGTAGAGAAAGTTGGAACTCAATTTCCAAGATCTGTATATCTCTCCCATGAAGTGAACGCGAGTGTATTCTCAACCGTAAATTTCTGGTCACTCTTCTTTCCTTCGAAAAAGAATTTGGTAATAGGAATGGGGCTCATAAATACCACGAACTACAGTGAGCTCAAGGCGGTTTTGGCGCATGAGTTCGGTCATTTCTCACAAAAGTCTATGAAGATTGGTGGCTTTGTGAATCGTATGAATACGGTGGTTGGCAAGATGTTGTCGGAAGAGTCTTATAAGCTAGATGGTTATGAAGATCTAGAAGAGAACTCACTTATAGCGCAACTGGCAAGATGGACAGCGGAATCCATGATAGAGACTATTAGAGCGCAGCTTAGATTGTTGTATTCGATGGTAAACAAGAGTCACTTTGCACTTGCCCGAGAAATGGAATTTCATGCAGACGCTGTTTCGGTTGCGGTATGTGGAAAGGAACCTCTTCGAGAATCACTATTGAGATTTGGGTTGACTACTACCTCATTGGATCACGTTATTCAGTTCTATACACAAAAAATCAATGAATCAGTCGTCAGTTCCAATATCTATCCGTTGCAGCGTTTTGTATTGACAACAATGGCAGAAAAAAGCGGCTTAGAGTTTAAGAATGGTCTTCCTCAAGTAGGAATACACGATATAATGAAGTTCAATAAGTCGAAGTTAGAAATTGACAACAAGTGGGCTTCTCATCCTAAGCTAGAAGATCGCATTGCCAATATTGAGAGTCAGCAGGCTGGGACACCATCCTTGAGCTCAATGATGGCAATGGAAATTCTGAGAGGAGCGGAGTCTCTTCAGGTTGCTTTAACTGAGAAGTTGTTCGCTCAGATTAACTATGATTCAGCGACTGTTGTGCAATCTGCCGAAGACTTCGAGGCCGACTATGCAAAACTAGCCGAGAAGTACACCTTACCCCCCGTATTTAATTCCTACTACGACGCCAAAAAGCCAGTAGACATTGACCTAAATATAGAACCTTCGAATGCAGCACTGCCGTCGTTGAAGGAGCTGTTCTCGGATGAAAAGGTAGACTTAATCTATACGGAAATCGCACTAGAAGGGGACATGACGCTTCTTAAGGACATGTATGCCAAGCGCATTGAGGTTAAGCGATTCTCGTATGACGGCAGGCCTTACAAGCATCATGAGATTAGGAAGTTATTTGAGGAATTGAAGGCTGAAATGGCAAGTCTGACAAAGGCAATCAATGAAAACGATGCTGCCATTTTTCAGTATTTTCATTCCATAGAGCAATCGCTTGGAAAGGGTGGAGAGCTTCGAAGATTATATCAGAACTGGATAGCGTTTAATCAGTTATTCACAGAGAGTGAAGACTTCTACAATTCGATTCGAAAAGAAATTGAATTTATTAATGAAGCACTCCCTTATGCAGAGGTGTTTCAGAAATTCCAGGATTTTAGTATTCGGGAGGTCGACCTCAAGCTACGAATTCTAGAACTACTCAAAGATAAATTCTTCGAAGATGTGATAGATGAAGAATCAAGGCAACTCTTAGAGAGTTATGCTCGGCAGAACCTTGAATATTATGGCAAGCGTGCGTATAATTACAATAATCTCAACCTGCTTTTTGGTGCCATGGATACCTATGTAATGGTATATTCCAAGGGCTTTTTGCTCCACAAGTTTCACATGGTGATGTATCAAGAGGAATTGCTGAGAGAATCAGGAATCCTTTAA
- the yajC gene encoding preprotein translocase subunit YajC yields the protein MNYLNIFLQAAEGGGIAQFLPLIAIIAVFWLFFLRPQAKKQKEETKFRSQLVKGAKVVTTSGIHGKVVDLNDADSYLILEVDGGRFKIEKSAISKELSAQYMPKEEKGGKKKK from the coding sequence ATGAACTATTTGAACATTTTTCTTCAGGCAGCTGAAGGCGGAGGTATTGCACAATTCCTTCCATTAATCGCTATTATCGCCGTTTTTTGGCTTTTCTTCCTTCGTCCACAGGCGAAGAAGCAAAAAGAAGAAACGAAGTTCCGTTCACAACTTGTAAAAGGAGCAAAAGTGGTTACCACCAGTGGTATTCACGGCAAAGTTGTAGATCTCAATGATGCGGATTCTTATCTCATTCTCGAAGTAGATGGAGGCCGTTTCAAAATTGAGAAATCGGCTATCTCCAAAGAGCTAAGTGCTCAGTATATGCCAAAAGAAGAAAAAGGCGGAAAGAAGAAGAAGTAA
- a CDS encoding PUR family DNA/RNA-binding protein produces the protein MNPKKLNGKEEIFSKVMRAGRRTYFFDVRATRADDYYLTITESKKQVNEDGSEIYKKHKIYLYKEDFAQFNDLLKEVTDFIIDHKGEEVISESHDPNYNIEDNDSTPLRETEETVKQFSDVRFEDI, from the coding sequence ATGAATCCCAAAAAGTTGAACGGGAAGGAGGAGATTTTCTCCAAGGTAATGAGGGCTGGTCGCCGAACATATTTCTTTGATGTTCGCGCCACACGTGCAGATGACTATTATCTGACCATTACAGAAAGTAAAAAGCAAGTCAACGAAGACGGTTCGGAGATCTATAAGAAGCACAAAATCTATTTGTACAAAGAAGATTTTGCTCAGTTCAACGACCTGTTGAAGGAAGTCACCGATTTCATTATTGACCACAAAGGTGAAGAGGTTATTTCAGAATCTCACGACCCCAATTACAACATAGAAGACAACGACTCTACTCCACTTCGTGAAACCGAAGAAACCGTGAAGCAATTCTCGGATGTGAGGTTTGAGGATATTTGA
- a CDS encoding ABC transporter ATP-binding protein → MKALAHLNKYFLKYKWLLLLGIVFVFASVIFQIFPAQYIRKSLDEINVVVDQMQAGDHADWSEVTDSLINYGLLIIGTALASGFFTFLMRQTLIVMSRHIEYDLKNEVYKHYQELSLAFYKRNSTGDLMNRISEDVSRVRMYIGPGVMYTIRTLIMTVIVIWIMLDINVKLTLLTLAPLPVLVYVIYKVSDMINKRSLKVQSKLSDISTFVQESFSGIRVIKAYNREDQQLEDFTEEANEYHRLNERLYRVNALFMPVMMLLIGLSTVITVYVGGMQAIDGTITVGNIGEFVYYVFMLTWPVASIGWVTSIVQRAAASQERINEFLSTLPEIINPEPKEMAFEGSIAFNNVGFVYPDSGIRALNNVSFSVEAGQTLAIVGKTGSGKSTIATLIGRLFDATEGDIMIDGKNIKEVNLDALRAQLGYVPQEGFLFSDTIGNNIAFGTDGASHDRIIEAATNAHVHHNIVDFPNGYETRVGERGITLSGGQKQRVSIARAIIKDPRILIFDDSLSAVDTETEDIILNSLQKMMNKSTTVIISHRISSVKHADHIIVLDKGEVIEQGTHDQLITTEGAYKSMYDQQLQEEAEKTVE, encoded by the coding sequence ATGAAAGCACTAGCTCATCTCAATAAATATTTCTTAAAGTACAAGTGGCTACTCCTTTTGGGGATCGTATTTGTCTTTGCCTCTGTCATTTTCCAAATTTTTCCTGCTCAATATATTCGGAAATCTTTGGACGAAATAAATGTGGTGGTAGACCAAATGCAAGCTGGTGATCATGCTGATTGGAGCGAAGTGACCGATTCTCTGATCAATTATGGACTCCTCATTATTGGTACAGCGCTAGCCAGTGGTTTTTTCACTTTCTTGATGCGACAGACGCTTATCGTTATGTCTCGTCACATTGAATACGACTTGAAAAATGAGGTTTACAAGCACTATCAAGAATTGAGCTTGGCCTTTTATAAGCGCAACAGTACGGGTGACTTGATGAATAGAATCTCAGAAGACGTGAGTAGAGTTCGAATGTACATCGGTCCAGGTGTGATGTATACCATTCGAACCTTAATCATGACGGTCATCGTCATCTGGATTATGCTCGACATCAACGTAAAACTTACCCTTCTTACTCTCGCTCCTCTTCCAGTATTGGTTTACGTGATCTACAAGGTGAGCGACATGATCAACAAGCGAAGCCTAAAGGTTCAATCCAAATTGAGCGATATCAGTACGTTTGTCCAAGAGAGCTTTTCTGGAATTCGAGTGATCAAAGCTTACAACAGAGAAGATCAACAATTGGAAGACTTTACGGAAGAAGCCAATGAATACCACCGCTTGAACGAACGACTATACCGAGTGAATGCGCTCTTCATGCCCGTTATGATGTTGTTGATTGGACTGAGTACCGTTATTACAGTATATGTTGGGGGTATGCAGGCCATAGATGGAACCATTACTGTAGGGAACATCGGTGAGTTTGTATACTACGTGTTTATGCTAACATGGCCAGTTGCTTCCATTGGTTGGGTGACGAGCATTGTGCAAAGAGCTGCCGCATCTCAAGAGCGAATCAATGAATTCCTCTCTACCCTACCTGAGATTATCAATCCAGAACCAAAGGAAATGGCCTTTGAAGGAAGCATTGCATTTAACAACGTTGGATTTGTATATCCCGATAGTGGAATTAGAGCACTGAACAATGTGAGTTTCTCAGTAGAAGCCGGACAAACTTTAGCCATTGTCGGAAAGACAGGTTCTGGAAAATCTACAATTGCCACACTTATTGGTCGATTATTTGATGCGACTGAAGGTGATATTATGATAGATGGTAAGAATATCAAAGAAGTAAACCTCGATGCACTGCGCGCCCAATTGGGATACGTTCCACAAGAAGGCTTCTTGTTCTCAGACACGATTGGGAACAACATTGCTTTTGGTACCGATGGAGCTTCACACGACCGTATTATTGAAGCCGCGACCAATGCACACGTTCACCACAACATTGTAGATTTCCCTAATGGATATGAAACACGTGTAGGCGAGCGAGGCATCACCCTCAGCGGGGGACAGAAGCAGCGAGTTTCCATCGCTCGAGCCATTATTAAAGATCCACGTATTCTCATTTTTGACGACAGCCTTTCTGCCGTGGATACCGAAACCGAAGACATCATTCTCAACAGTTTGCAGAAAATGATGAATAAAAGCACAACGGTAATTATTTCTCACCGGATCTCCAGTGTGAAACATGCTGACCATATTATTGTGCTCGATAAAGGCGAAGTGATAGAACAAGGCACTCACGATCAACTCATTACTACAGAAGGCGCCTACAAATCTATGTATGACCAACAGCTTCAAGAAGAGGCTGAGAAGACCGTAGAATAG
- a CDS encoding DUF2071 domain-containing protein, translating into MMRREGSFQSRNTPYSEELRVDYSVGDKCAEKSPLDLRLTERYALFQDSGSTLHSYAIHHAEWPIFRVKIDNLRLDYSRFNPLLSGSPDKVQYSPGVSVLAW; encoded by the coding sequence ATGATGCGAAGAGAAGGAAGCTTCCAATCTCGGAATACTCCATATTCAGAAGAGCTAAGGGTTGACTATTCTGTCGGGGATAAGTGTGCAGAAAAGTCACCATTAGATTTGAGGTTAACCGAGCGATATGCGCTCTTTCAAGATAGTGGATCAACACTTCATAGCTATGCAATTCATCATGCAGAATGGCCTATATTCAGGGTCAAAATTGATAATTTGAGATTGGACTATTCCAGATTCAACCCTTTGCTATCGGGCTCCCCGGATAAAGTGCAGTATTCACCTGGAGTGTCGGTACTGGCGTGGTAG
- a CDS encoding DUF1573 domain-containing protein, translating to MKLSISALAVVAAMGLASCDSAVSKIDNSSDASSVSYESMEEGGNQVTAADVNASGTPKFQFNEMKWDFGNIVDGDVVEHVFEFVNSGDAPLIISNARGSCGCTVPEWPRTPIAPGESGSIKVSFSSAGKVGNPKKQVTITSNAVPNTTVLNIEATVAPKPAAE from the coding sequence ATGAAACTTAGCATTAGTGCACTTGCAGTAGTTGCGGCCATGGGTCTTGCTTCTTGCGACAGCGCCGTTTCTAAAATTGATAATAGCAGCGATGCATCTTCTGTGTCTTATGAAAGCATGGAGGAAGGTGGCAATCAAGTAACAGCAGCGGATGTAAACGCTAGCGGTACACCTAAATTCCAGTTCAATGAAATGAAGTGGGACTTCGGTAACATCGTGGATGGTGATGTAGTTGAGCACGTTTTTGAATTCGTCAATTCAGGAGATGCTCCTCTTATCATTAGCAATGCTCGCGGTAGCTGTGGTTGTACGGTTCCAGAATGGCCAAGAACTCCAATTGCTCCTGGCGAATCGGGATCTATCAAAGTTAGCTTTAGCAGTGCCGGAAAAGTTGGGAACCCTAAAAAGCAGGTTACCATTACTTCTAACGCTGTTCCGAATACAACGGTATTGAACATTGAAGCTACTGTAGCTCCAAAGCCAGCCGCTGAATAA
- a CDS encoding PspC domain-containing protein, whose translation MILGVCEWLSLKLGWGVGTIRIAFVIAFLFFGVGLGLYLILW comes from the coding sequence ATGATACTAGGAGTTTGTGAGTGGCTTTCCCTAAAATTGGGTTGGGGAGTAGGAACCATTAGAATTGCATTTGTAATAGCCTTTCTCTTTTTTGGAGTAGGTTTAGGTCTATACCTCATTCTTTGGTGA
- a CDS encoding Glu/Leu/Phe/Val dehydrogenase dimerization domain-containing protein, with the protein MIVKESSKAIAEMPGIFQNPAFMGHEQVVFCHDEETGLKAIIGVHSTVLGPALGGTRMWNYANDAEALRDVLRLSRGMTYKASISGLNLGGGKAVIIGDSRKDKSDELMKKFGEYVDSLSGRYITAEDVGINTHDMEMVKSKTDHVTGIPESMGGSGDPSPVTAYGVFMGMKAAAKYRWGTDNLEGKKVFVQGVGHVGETLVKHLSDSGAQVMINDIHEDTLERISKTYNATIVRENLFDLDMDIYAPCALGATVNDETIGRLKAEVIAGAANNQLADELRHGTMLREKGIVYAPDFLINAGGLINVYSEIAKYDRAEALRRTEDIYNTTLTILTEAETHGITTHQAALKVAEERVAKKREQQRA; encoded by the coding sequence ATGATCGTTAAAGAATCTTCAAAAGCTATTGCTGAGATGCCAGGCATCTTCCAGAATCCAGCTTTTATGGGTCATGAGCAAGTAGTTTTTTGCCATGACGAAGAAACCGGCCTCAAAGCTATCATTGGTGTTCACAGCACGGTACTTGGCCCTGCACTTGGTGGAACAAGAATGTGGAATTACGCAAACGACGCGGAAGCCCTACGCGACGTACTTCGCTTATCACGTGGAATGACTTATAAAGCTTCTATCTCTGGTTTGAACCTAGGAGGTGGTAAAGCGGTAATTATTGGTGATAGCCGTAAGGATAAGTCAGACGAACTCATGAAGAAATTCGGTGAGTACGTAGACAGTCTTTCTGGTCGTTACATTACGGCAGAAGACGTAGGTATCAATACCCACGATATGGAAATGGTGAAGTCGAAAACCGACCACGTTACAGGTATTCCTGAATCGATGGGAGGAAGTGGTGATCCATCTCCAGTTACAGCATACGGTGTTTTCATGGGAATGAAAGCTGCTGCGAAATACCGTTGGGGAACCGACAATCTTGAAGGAAAGAAAGTATTTGTACAAGGGGTAGGTCATGTAGGTGAAACTCTTGTGAAGCACCTTTCTGACTCTGGTGCACAAGTGATGATCAACGACATTCACGAAGACACACTTGAGCGCATCTCCAAAACGTACAATGCAACTATCGTTCGCGAGAACTTGTTTGATCTCGATATGGACATCTACGCTCCATGTGCATTGGGCGCAACGGTGAATGACGAAACCATTGGTCGCCTTAAAGCAGAAGTTATTGCCGGTGCAGCCAACAACCAATTGGCAGACGAACTCCGTCACGGAACGATGTTGCGTGAGAAAGGAATCGTATACGCCCCAGATTTCTTGATTAATGCGGGCGGTTTGATCAATGTTTACTCTGAAATTGCCAAGTACGACAGAGCAGAGGCATTGAGAAGAACGGAGGACATTTACAATACTACGCTGACCATCTTGACAGAGGCGGAAACGCATGGTATCACTACACACCAAGCGGCACTTAAAGTTGCCGAAGAGCGTGTAGCTAAGAAACGTGAACAACAACGCGCCTAA